TCGCCGTCGAATCCAATACGCTCCCGACTGAGGCCGTCGCAGAACAGGTCGCGGAGATGGCCGACGTCCCGACCAACGCCGTCTTCCTGCCGGCTTTCTCGACAGCGAGCATCACCGGCAGCGTCAGTATCGCCGCCCGTGCCGCGGAACTCGCCGCGTTCCGGCTGTCTGAACTCGGCTACGATCCGCTCTCTATCCTCTCGGTGAGCGCGAGCGCGCCGGTCGCGCCCGTCGCCGGGTCCGAGGAGGGGGCCATCGCCCGCACGAACGACGCGCTGGCCTACGGCGGCCGGGTCCACCTCGTCGTCGAAGACGAGTTCGACCGCTTCGACGAGATTGTCTCGACCGCGACCGACGAGTTCGGGACGCCTTTCGCGGAAATCTTCGAATCGGTGGACTGGGACTTCTACAAGGTTCCAGAGTCGCTGTTCGCCCCGGCACAGGTCACGGTTGACGTAGTCGGCGGGCCGACCCACGTCTTCGGGGACACTCACGACGACCTGCTCGCGGAGAGTTTCGAACTGTGAAGTTCAAGGTCGTCCCCGTGCCCCCGGAGTCGCTTGACTTCGTCGAGACCGCTCACCGCGCCGTACCGCTCGTCGCCGGGTCGGTGGACGACTGCTGTGCGCGGA
This sequence is a window from Haladaptatus sp. QDMS2. Protein-coding genes within it:
- the mch gene encoding methenyltetrahydromethanopterin cyclohydrolase; its protein translation is MESLNRMTLELVDEALDFADELAIEAFELDNEATVIDFGVEALGGIEAGLLLTEIQTAGLATVQTRMDEVAGAPMPHVELSTDHPAFALLCSQKAGWELAVDDFEGLGSGPARALVAEEDEFSRIGYRDDFDFATLAVESNTLPTEAVAEQVAEMADVPTNAVFLPAFSTASITGSVSIAARAAELAAFRLSELGYDPLSILSVSASAPVAPVAGSEEGAIARTNDALAYGGRVHLVVEDEFDRFDEIVSTATDEFGTPFAEIFESVDWDFYKVPESLFAPAQVTVDVVGGPTHVFGDTHDDLLAESFEL